From the Synechococcus sp. HK01-R genome, one window contains:
- a CDS encoding class I SAM-dependent RNA methyltransferase: MGRDNRHAHRRIPAVAVLPQGLEEAGAQELIDLGAKAVRPLRRAAAFEADMACLYRLHLQCRLPFRLLRELSRFPCDGRDSLYHGVQDSVDWERWLHPSMSFRVDATGSAQGLNHSHYSALQVKNAIVDRQRELWGERSSIDLEEPDLHLHLHLGRGEAVLSLDGCGGSLHRRGYRAAMGAAPLKENLAAGLIRLTGWDGTTPLVDPLCGSGTLLIEAASLARRQSPGLERTFSLEGWADFDAELWRDELERARRRSQPQQPSAPILGWEQDAAIAEQARSNVAAAGLEESITINTGDFRDLSLPAGPGIVVCNPPYGVRIGAEDELETLYGDLAQVVKREASGWEFWLLSGNPAVTGALRMKASRRIPISNGGIDCRWLHYQVR, encoded by the coding sequence GTGGGGAGGGACAACCGCCATGCACACCGAAGGATCCCCGCCGTGGCGGTGCTGCCCCAGGGACTCGAGGAAGCGGGAGCCCAGGAGCTGATCGACCTGGGGGCCAAGGCCGTAAGGCCGCTACGCCGAGCCGCGGCCTTCGAAGCTGATATGGCCTGCCTCTATCGGCTGCACTTGCAGTGTCGCCTGCCCTTCAGGCTGCTTCGAGAGCTAAGCCGCTTCCCCTGTGATGGCCGCGACTCGCTTTATCACGGCGTGCAGGACAGCGTCGACTGGGAACGCTGGCTGCATCCCTCCATGAGCTTCCGGGTGGATGCCACCGGCAGCGCCCAAGGGCTCAACCACAGCCATTACAGCGCCCTGCAAGTGAAGAACGCGATCGTGGATCGCCAACGGGAGTTGTGGGGGGAACGTTCCTCAATCGACTTGGAGGAGCCCGACCTCCATCTCCACCTGCACCTGGGACGGGGCGAAGCTGTGCTCAGCCTCGATGGCTGCGGCGGCAGTCTCCATCGCCGTGGCTACCGGGCGGCAATGGGTGCCGCACCGCTCAAGGAAAACCTGGCCGCTGGGTTGATCCGGCTCACGGGTTGGGACGGCACCACTCCCCTGGTCGATCCCCTCTGTGGTTCAGGCACCCTCCTGATCGAAGCCGCGAGCCTGGCCCGCAGGCAATCCCCTGGCCTTGAGAGGACCTTCAGCCTCGAAGGCTGGGCGGATTTCGATGCTGAGCTCTGGCGCGATGAACTGGAGCGGGCCCGGAGGCGCAGCCAGCCCCAGCAGCCCTCAGCACCAATCCTGGGCTGGGAGCAGGATGCCGCCATTGCCGAGCAGGCTCGCAGCAACGTGGCTGCCGCCGGTCTCGAGGAGTCGATCACCATCAACACCGGTGATTTCCGCGATCTGTCACTACCAGCGGGGCCTGGGATCGTGGTTTGCAACCCGCCCTATGGGGTACGCATCGGCGCTGAGGACGAACTCGAAACGCTTTATGGCGACCTGGCCCAGGTGGTGAAACGGGAAGCGTCCGGCTGGGAGTTCTGGCTGCTCAGCGGCAACCCTGCTGTGACCGGAGCGTTGCGCATGAAGGCGTCCCGGCGGATCCCAATCAGCAACGGCGGCATCGATTGCCGCTGGCTGCACTACCAGGTGCGCTGA
- a CDS encoding phage holin family protein — MTGSTPMDQGAQSEAPRSRRLGAAARVTALAGSVMDLHVRIALQEVDREKRRLISGGLFLAMGGTLMLLALIAAEVALLVWALEAWGWSLVQALVVLAIADVVVAGISLRIGGQLTKGPYLPQTLDGLSRTTKAVLGR; from the coding sequence ATGACCGGCTCGACTCCTATGGATCAAGGTGCCCAGTCCGAGGCACCCCGCTCAAGGCGACTCGGGGCTGCTGCCCGGGTGACGGCTCTGGCGGGTTCCGTGATGGATCTGCATGTGCGCATTGCTCTTCAGGAGGTGGACAGGGAGAAGCGGCGGCTGATCAGTGGTGGCTTGTTCCTGGCCATGGGCGGCACCCTGATGCTGCTGGCGCTCATCGCTGCTGAAGTCGCCCTGCTGGTCTGGGCTCTTGAGGCCTGGGGGTGGTCCCTGGTTCAGGCCCTGGTCGTTCTGGCGATTGCTGATGTGGTGGTGGCCGGCATCAGCCTGCGGATTGGCGGACAGCTCACCAAGGGGCCCTATTTGCCCCAGACTCTTGATGGTCTGTCCCGCACGACCAAGGCGGTGCTGGGTCGCTGA
- a CDS encoding DUF883 family protein, with amino-acid sequence MDPAAFPAQEPTRPEPAPSTPELESIPQRFRDHFETLLPEIQRRWPEVASQALEATRGSLDEVVRVIAEQTGRAGTAVRPQLEDLLHRAGDRTRHLADSLEPLEQQLEHLLDDLNQTLRPRIERPVRERPLLSLAIAAGVGLLLGSLLAGGRRSS; translated from the coding sequence ATGGACCCGGCAGCTTTCCCCGCCCAGGAGCCGACTCGGCCCGAACCGGCTCCTTCCACCCCTGAGCTCGAGTCAATTCCGCAGCGGTTTCGCGATCATTTCGAGACGTTGCTGCCTGAGATCCAGCGACGCTGGCCCGAGGTTGCATCCCAGGCCTTGGAGGCCACCCGCGGCAGCTTGGATGAAGTGGTTCGGGTCATCGCGGAGCAAACCGGTCGTGCCGGGACGGCGGTTCGGCCTCAGCTCGAGGACCTTTTGCATCGGGCTGGCGACCGCACCCGACATCTGGCCGACAGTCTTGAGCCCCTGGAACAGCAGCTTGAGCACCTGCTCGATGATCTGAATCAGACCCTGCGGCCCAGGATTGAGCGGCCAGTGCGGGAGCGTCCGCTGCTGTCACTGGCCATTGCCGCCGGTGTTGGGTTGCTGCTGGGATCCCTGCTGGCAGGAGGGCGGCGCTCCTCATGA
- the smc gene encoding chromosome segregation protein SMC has protein sequence MSIPLEPGFTVVTGPNGSGKSNILDGVLFCLGLANSRGMRADRLPDLVNSGVLKAGKAAETTVSVRFDLSDWAPDPADEGLEPPEEGPWIRADQKEWTVTRKLRVMPGGSYSSSYSADGEPCNLQQLQTQLRRLRIDPEGSNVVMQGDVTRIVSMSNRERRGLVDELAGVALFDSRIEQTRRKLDDVQERQERCRIVEQELLNARQRLEKDCAKARTYQELRQRLQMGRQQELVLGFEAACRELELQKTRQQQLAEQTVRDREALSEKETTLQAAASQLQTLQESVKALGEDQLLGVQAELAGLDTRGRDLERQSALHQQEGERLQGLRHDLNNRRRQYQEEGQQLVANTSQENLDDAERLCRDAEAAVEISRRRLGDVAGRSGTWIEEQRQRSARRLELQAQLTPLQREQQQLLERERQDTDRLADLQQELETDGEEDRRVQQSLEQLEQEWQTLLQSLREGKELVQTLAEELAVQQRTRARLEQEQGKLEREIARLESRREALQESRGTGALRLLLEAGLDGIHGPVAQLGEVEERHRLALEVAAGARLAQVVVDDDRIAAQAIELLKSRRAGRLTFLPLNKIRASGGGSGAAMARGRRPDGAMTPSGGGLIGRAVELVRFEPIYADVFAYVFGDTQVFSDLNSARQQLGRQRAVTLEGELLEKSGAMTGGSLSQRSGGLSFGVSSDSDEAAPLRQRLLELGEALVACHREEQRLSAALDASRPQYRQLEQRQAALEAERQTARRAHAPLLERCRQRNDRLENLRNSQAQLQSRLTELGATVSPLQAELDTLIQQEQAAQQQGDAGNWQQLQEELEAADRALSDARQRRDGLLQEERQRELALERLGDQQQNLEAEEQRLLEAVKALGEQHSRWQKEQQELTERRQALDTQQQELQTRFGEQRRARDEAEAAVAEQRQQLQQARWELDRLQEEQETLAEQLRSGSLRLQELERALPDPKPEIPEELRAAGLEALQSELQQLQQRMEALEPVNMLALEELAELETRLNDLGERLDVLSQEREELLLRIETVTTLRQEAFMEAFTAVDGHFREIFASLSDGDGHLQLDNNDDPLEGGLTLVAHPKGKSVRRLAAMSGGEKSLTALSFLFALQRFRPSPFYALDEVDSFLDGVNVERLAALIARQAEDAQFLVVSHRRPMIGASQRTIGVTQARGAHTQVVGLPDAA, from the coding sequence ATGTCGATCCCCCTGGAACCCGGTTTCACGGTGGTCACCGGGCCAAATGGATCCGGAAAGAGCAACATCCTTGACGGCGTGCTGTTCTGCCTCGGACTCGCCAACAGTCGCGGCATGCGCGCCGATCGACTGCCTGATCTGGTGAACAGCGGTGTACTCAAGGCGGGGAAGGCCGCAGAGACCACCGTGAGCGTTCGCTTCGACCTCTCCGATTGGGCCCCTGATCCAGCGGACGAAGGCCTCGAGCCACCGGAGGAGGGGCCTTGGATTCGCGCCGATCAGAAGGAATGGACCGTGACCCGCAAACTGCGGGTCATGCCAGGCGGCTCGTACAGCAGCAGCTACAGCGCCGATGGTGAACCCTGCAATTTGCAGCAGTTACAAACCCAGCTGCGCCGGCTAAGGATCGACCCTGAAGGCAGCAACGTGGTGATGCAAGGGGATGTGACCCGCATCGTCTCGATGAGCAACCGGGAGCGCCGGGGCCTTGTTGATGAGTTGGCCGGTGTCGCCCTTTTTGACAGTCGCATCGAGCAGACGCGCCGCAAGCTCGATGACGTTCAGGAGCGGCAGGAGCGCTGCCGGATCGTGGAGCAGGAACTTCTAAACGCCAGGCAACGGCTTGAGAAAGATTGCGCCAAGGCGCGCACCTATCAGGAGTTGCGCCAGCGCCTGCAAATGGGTCGACAACAGGAGCTGGTGCTGGGCTTCGAAGCCGCTTGCCGGGAGCTGGAGCTCCAGAAAACCCGCCAGCAGCAACTCGCGGAACAGACCGTTCGCGACCGCGAAGCCCTGAGCGAGAAGGAGACAACCCTTCAAGCTGCCGCCAGCCAGCTTCAAACCCTTCAGGAGAGCGTGAAAGCCCTCGGCGAAGACCAATTGTTGGGCGTGCAGGCGGAGCTCGCCGGCCTCGACACCCGGGGGCGTGACCTGGAACGGCAGTCGGCTCTGCATCAGCAGGAAGGCGAACGGCTCCAGGGCCTCCGCCACGATCTGAACAACCGTCGCCGCCAATACCAGGAGGAAGGGCAGCAGCTGGTGGCCAACACCAGTCAGGAGAACCTTGACGATGCCGAACGGCTCTGCCGTGACGCGGAAGCCGCTGTGGAGATCTCCCGCCGCCGCCTTGGTGATGTGGCCGGGCGCTCCGGTACCTGGATCGAGGAACAACGGCAGCGCAGCGCCCGTCGCCTCGAGCTCCAGGCTCAGCTGACCCCGCTGCAGCGGGAGCAGCAACAACTCCTGGAGCGTGAGCGGCAGGACACTGATCGTCTCGCTGATCTTCAGCAGGAGCTGGAGACCGACGGAGAGGAAGACCGCCGGGTGCAGCAGAGCCTCGAACAGCTCGAGCAGGAGTGGCAAACCCTGCTCCAATCCCTGCGGGAAGGCAAGGAGCTCGTGCAGACCCTGGCAGAGGAGCTCGCCGTTCAGCAGCGCACCCGCGCTCGCCTCGAGCAAGAGCAGGGCAAGCTCGAGCGGGAGATCGCCCGCCTCGAGAGCCGGCGGGAGGCCCTGCAGGAAAGCCGAGGCACCGGAGCCCTTCGCTTACTTCTCGAAGCAGGCCTCGATGGCATCCACGGCCCGGTTGCGCAGTTAGGGGAGGTGGAGGAACGCCACCGTCTCGCCCTTGAGGTGGCCGCCGGGGCTCGCCTTGCCCAGGTGGTGGTTGATGATGATCGGATCGCCGCCCAGGCGATTGAACTGCTCAAAAGCCGCCGGGCCGGGCGACTCACCTTCCTGCCCCTCAACAAGATCAGAGCCTCTGGGGGTGGCAGCGGCGCAGCCATGGCCCGCGGCCGCCGCCCGGATGGGGCCATGACCCCGAGCGGCGGAGGGCTCATCGGACGGGCGGTGGAACTGGTGCGCTTCGAACCGATCTATGCCGATGTGTTCGCCTATGTCTTTGGAGATACCCAGGTCTTTAGTGATCTGAACAGCGCCCGGCAGCAGCTGGGTCGCCAGCGAGCCGTCACCCTTGAGGGAGAGCTGCTTGAGAAAAGCGGTGCCATGACCGGCGGCAGCCTGTCCCAGCGCAGCGGTGGTCTCAGTTTCGGGGTGAGCAGCGACAGCGATGAGGCAGCACCCCTGCGCCAGCGGCTGTTGGAGCTGGGGGAAGCTCTGGTGGCCTGCCATCGCGAAGAACAGCGCCTGAGCGCTGCCCTGGATGCAAGCCGCCCGCAATACCGCCAGCTGGAACAGCGACAAGCTGCCCTTGAGGCGGAACGTCAGACGGCCCGTCGAGCCCACGCCCCTTTGCTTGAGCGCTGCCGTCAACGCAACGATCGGCTCGAAAACCTTCGCAACAGCCAGGCCCAGCTGCAATCCCGACTGACGGAACTAGGGGCAACCGTTTCACCCCTTCAGGCCGAGCTGGACACCCTGATTCAGCAGGAGCAGGCCGCACAGCAGCAGGGAGATGCCGGCAATTGGCAACAGCTGCAGGAGGAACTGGAAGCAGCTGACCGAGCCCTGAGTGATGCGCGCCAGCGACGGGATGGGCTGCTGCAGGAAGAGCGTCAACGGGAGCTAGCCCTGGAACGCCTCGGCGATCAGCAACAGAACCTGGAAGCGGAGGAGCAGCGCCTGCTGGAGGCCGTGAAGGCCCTCGGTGAGCAGCACAGCCGCTGGCAAAAAGAGCAGCAGGAACTGACGGAGCGGCGCCAAGCCCTCGACACCCAGCAACAGGAGCTACAGACGCGCTTTGGGGAGCAGCGCCGGGCCCGGGACGAAGCAGAGGCAGCCGTGGCTGAGCAACGCCAGCAACTCCAACAGGCTCGTTGGGAACTGGATCGGCTGCAGGAGGAACAGGAGACCCTGGCGGAACAGTTGCGCAGCGGCTCCCTGCGACTGCAAGAGCTGGAAAGGGCACTGCCTGATCCAAAACCTGAAATCCCAGAGGAGCTGCGCGCCGCGGGATTAGAAGCTCTCCAAAGCGAGTTGCAGCAGTTGCAGCAGCGGATGGAAGCACTAGAGCCCGTGAACATGCTGGCCCTGGAGGAGCTGGCCGAGCTGGAGACGCGGCTCAATGATCTCGGGGAGCGCCTTGACGTGCTCAGCCAGGAGCGGGAAGAGCTGCTGCTGAGGATTGAAACCGTCACCACCCTGCGGCAGGAAGCCTTCATGGAGGCCTTTACCGCCGTGGATGGTCACTTCCGCGAGATCTTCGCCAGCCTCTCCGATGGCGACGGCCATCTGCAGCTCGACAACAACGATGACCCCCTCGAGGGAGGTCTCACCCTGGTGGCGCATCCGAAAGGCAAGTCGGTGCGCCGATTGGCCGCCATGTCAGGGGGAGAGAAATCGCTGACGGCGCTCAGCTTTCTCTTCGCCCTGCAGCGTTTCCGCCCCTCACCCTTCTATGCCCTCGATGAAGTCGACAGCTTCCTCGATGGTGTGAATGTGGAGCGGCTGGCAGCCCTGATCGCACGGCAAGCCGAGGATGCCCAGTTCCTGGTGGTCAGCCACCGTCGGCCGATGATCGGCGCCTCCCAACGCACGATTGGTGTGACCCAGGCACGGG